A genomic segment from Orrella daihaiensis encodes:
- the argF gene encoding ornithine carbamoyltransferase: MTAKSSTTSQPLRHFLQLTDLTGQELLYVLERARIIKDKFKRYEPYQPLNDRTLAMVFEKASTRTRVSFEAGMYQMGGAVIHLTTNDSQLGRSEPIEDTARVVSRMVDLVMIRTFEQSRIERFSEYSRVPVINGLTNEYHPCQILADVFTYMEHRQTIQGKVVAWIGDANNMAYTWIQAAERLGFKLNFSAPEGYQLESHRLAGVDPAVYQSFQNPHDACQGADLITTDVWTSMGYETENEARKRAFANWCVDSTMMAKAKPDALFMHCLPAHRGEEVTAEVIDGPQSVVWDEAENRLHAQKALMEFLLLGQIQ; the protein is encoded by the coding sequence ATGACCGCGAAATCTTCAACCACTAGCCAACCGCTGCGCCACTTCCTGCAGCTGACAGACCTCACCGGCCAAGAGCTTTTGTATGTGCTTGAACGTGCCCGTATCATCAAGGACAAGTTCAAGCGCTACGAGCCCTACCAGCCACTCAACGATCGCACACTAGCCATGGTGTTCGAGAAGGCTAGCACCAGAACGCGTGTTTCATTTGAGGCGGGCATGTACCAAATGGGAGGCGCTGTCATTCACCTGACCACCAACGATTCGCAACTTGGACGCTCCGAGCCGATTGAAGATACCGCTCGGGTGGTCTCGCGCATGGTCGATTTGGTGATGATTCGTACATTTGAGCAAAGTCGGATTGAACGCTTTTCTGAATACTCCCGGGTTCCGGTGATCAATGGGCTGACCAATGAGTACCATCCTTGTCAGATTCTGGCAGATGTATTTACTTACATGGAGCATCGGCAAACCATTCAGGGCAAGGTCGTGGCATGGATTGGAGATGCCAACAACATGGCTTACACCTGGATTCAGGCAGCTGAACGCCTTGGCTTTAAGCTTAACTTCAGTGCACCAGAAGGCTACCAACTTGAGAGTCATCGATTAGCCGGTGTGGATCCTGCTGTTTACCAGTCCTTTCAAAATCCGCATGACGCATGCCAAGGTGCTGATCTCATCACTACCGATGTGTGGACCAGCATGGGTTACGAAACTGAGAACGAAGCCCGCAAGCGCGCATTTGCCAATTGGTGTGTAGATTCGACCATGATGGCCAAAGCCAAACCTGATGCCTTGTTCATGCACTGCCTGCCAGCGCATCGTGGCGAAGAGGTCACTGCTGAAGTCATCGATGGTCCTCAAAGCGTCGTGTGGGATGAAGCAGAAAACCGGCTACATGCCCAAAAGGCCTTGATGGAGTTCTTGCTGCTAGGGCAGATACAGTAA
- a CDS encoding aspartate aminotransferase family protein yields the protein MRSALSPIYGRLPVAFTHGQGVWLWDTEGKRYLDGLSGIGVSCLGHAHPALVKAISEQAAKVIHTSNIYEVPLQEQLAQRITAISGMSEVFFANSGAEANEGAIKLARLYGHLKGIQVPTIITMDSSWHGRTLGTLAATGSEKARQGFEPLPAGFVQVTYNKLDAITEAAAQCPEVVAVLIEVLQGEGGIRPSDLSYLKALRKLCDERGWLLMIDEVQSGIGRTGKWLAHQWAEILPDVITLAKGLGGGVPIGAVAARGPAAGILKPGHHGTTFGGGPLVCAAALAVLDTLEQDNLLEHAHKVGDAMLARLQAGLDGLPGVTEVRGRGLMIGIELNRPCADLVRQALEAGLLINVTRDKVVRLLPPLIISEQEANELVDDVIKLIKTFLSSQ from the coding sequence ATGCGCTCTGCCCTGTCTCCAATTTACGGTCGTTTGCCAGTGGCTTTCACGCACGGGCAAGGTGTCTGGCTCTGGGATACCGAGGGAAAGCGATATTTGGATGGCCTATCTGGCATCGGTGTCTCTTGCCTCGGGCATGCACACCCTGCACTTGTGAAAGCGATTTCTGAGCAAGCCGCCAAAGTGATCCACACTTCAAATATCTACGAAGTGCCGCTCCAAGAGCAATTGGCTCAGCGCATTACAGCGATTTCAGGCATGTCCGAGGTATTCTTTGCCAACAGTGGCGCCGAAGCCAATGAGGGTGCGATCAAGCTCGCACGCCTGTATGGTCATTTAAAGGGCATTCAAGTACCCACCATCATCACGATGGACTCCTCCTGGCACGGGCGCACGCTCGGCACATTGGCGGCCACCGGCAGCGAAAAAGCTCGCCAGGGATTTGAGCCATTACCTGCCGGTTTTGTGCAGGTCACCTACAACAAACTCGATGCCATCACCGAGGCTGCTGCGCAGTGCCCAGAGGTCGTGGCCGTACTCATTGAAGTGTTGCAAGGTGAAGGCGGCATTCGGCCTTCCGATTTGAGCTATCTCAAGGCATTACGCAAACTGTGCGATGAACGCGGTTGGCTACTCATGATTGACGAAGTGCAGTCTGGAATCGGCCGCACTGGCAAATGGCTGGCGCACCAATGGGCTGAGATCTTGCCCGATGTCATCACGCTGGCTAAAGGCCTAGGGGGTGGTGTCCCAATTGGCGCGGTTGCAGCTCGCGGACCGGCAGCTGGCATCCTTAAACCGGGGCATCACGGGACAACGTTTGGGGGTGGACCGCTTGTGTGTGCTGCTGCTTTGGCCGTACTAGACACCTTGGAGCAGGACAATCTTCTGGAACATGCTCACAAGGTCGGTGATGCCATGCTTGCGCGCTTACAAGCTGGGCTGGACGGTCTGCCAGGCGTCACTGAGGTTCGGGGGCGCGGACTGATGATCGGCATCGAATTGAATCGTCCATGCGCCGATCTGGTGCGTCAAGCACTAGAGGCCGGATTATTGATCAATGTGACGCGCGACAAAGTTGTACGGCTATTGCCACCTCTGATTATCAGCGAGCAAGAAGCAAACGAACTTGTAGATGACGTCATCAAGCTCATCAAGACATTTCTAAGTAGCCAGTAA
- a CDS encoding Tex family protein: MSEAQFTARSPQEIEQRLQIQLGTELGVRPQQVAATMQLIAEGSTVPFIARYRKEATAGLDDTVLRQLEVRLLYLQELEARRDVVMASVHEQGKLTEQLRQAFAEADTKQRLEDLYAPFKPKRRTRAQIAREAGLQPLAEQLLADAACVPQEAALAYVDVDKGVADVKAALDGARDILAEQFSESADLVASLRSMLMRQGLIYAKVVAGKEEEGANFRDWFDFSESISTIASHRMLALLRGRQQGVLDLRIGLSEDQEALLPHPCSERIAEFMGFGSQIFGSRASAREQWLAEVCRWCWRVKLLMFFEMEIVGVLRERAETQAIDVFATNLKDLLLSPPAGPKAVIGLDPGIRTGVKVAVIDRTGKVVDTTTIYPFEPRRDVAGSLRTLADLIKRHQVELAAIGNGTASRETDKLVAGLCQAHPELKLTRVTVSEAGASVYSASETAALEFPDLDVSLRGAVSIARRLQDPLAELVKIEPKSIGVGQYQHDVNQRQLATTLTAVVEDCVNAVGVDVNTASAALLAHVSGLNSGLAKNIVSYRDANGRFHSRADLMAVPRFGEKAFEQAAGFLRINGGNNPLDASAVHPEAYPVVQKILAKVQADVKAVMGNRQLLNGLSPSEFIDERFGLPTVKDIFIELEKPGRDPRPEFKPVTFDDSVQTMNDLKPGQVLDGVVTNVANFGAFVDIGVHQDGLVHISALSSQFVKDPRDVVRAGQTVKVKVLEVDLARKRIALSMRLGDEPGSRTSAGNSSSVRSNARPNARDGANHKTAEPANAMAAAFAKLKR; the protein is encoded by the coding sequence ATGTCTGAGGCTCAATTCACCGCCCGAAGCCCGCAGGAAATCGAGCAACGCCTGCAAATACAGCTAGGTACCGAGCTTGGGGTGCGCCCGCAACAGGTGGCAGCCACCATGCAGCTGATAGCCGAGGGGTCAACCGTGCCTTTTATTGCACGCTACCGCAAGGAGGCCACAGCTGGCTTGGATGACACCGTGTTGCGCCAGTTGGAGGTCAGGCTGCTGTATCTGCAGGAACTTGAAGCCCGGCGAGACGTCGTGATGGCCTCGGTGCACGAGCAGGGGAAATTGACTGAGCAGCTGCGTCAGGCCTTCGCTGAGGCAGATACCAAGCAACGCCTTGAAGATCTGTATGCCCCATTTAAGCCCAAGCGTCGCACGCGTGCACAGATTGCCCGTGAGGCGGGTCTGCAACCCTTGGCAGAGCAGTTGCTTGCCGATGCTGCCTGTGTGCCACAAGAGGCTGCCTTGGCCTATGTGGACGTTGACAAGGGCGTAGCGGATGTCAAAGCCGCGCTAGACGGCGCACGAGATATCCTGGCCGAGCAGTTTTCGGAAAGCGCGGATCTTGTGGCTAGCCTTCGATCAATGCTCATGCGTCAGGGTTTGATTTATGCCAAGGTGGTCGCCGGTAAAGAAGAAGAGGGTGCAAATTTTCGGGATTGGTTTGATTTCAGTGAGTCGATTAGCACGATTGCCTCACATCGGATGCTCGCCTTGTTGCGCGGCCGCCAACAGGGTGTGCTTGATTTGCGCATTGGCTTGTCCGAGGATCAAGAGGCTTTATTGCCACATCCTTGTAGCGAGCGAATCGCTGAGTTTATGGGGTTCGGTTCTCAAATTTTTGGCAGTCGGGCGAGTGCGCGTGAGCAATGGTTGGCAGAGGTCTGCCGCTGGTGCTGGCGTGTCAAGCTCTTGATGTTCTTTGAGATGGAAATAGTAGGTGTGCTCAGGGAGCGAGCCGAAACCCAAGCCATTGACGTTTTTGCCACAAATTTAAAGGATTTGTTGCTGTCTCCGCCAGCTGGACCCAAAGCAGTGATCGGACTGGATCCAGGGATTCGAACCGGTGTCAAAGTGGCTGTGATAGACCGCACCGGCAAGGTGGTCGATACTACCACCATTTATCCATTTGAGCCTAGACGTGATGTTGCGGGTAGTTTAAGAACGCTGGCTGACCTGATTAAACGTCACCAGGTGGAGCTTGCTGCCATAGGCAATGGTACGGCATCGCGCGAAACCGACAAGTTAGTGGCGGGACTTTGCCAGGCGCACCCGGAGTTGAAGTTAACTCGAGTGACCGTTTCTGAGGCTGGGGCCTCGGTTTACTCCGCATCAGAAACAGCTGCACTAGAGTTTCCGGATCTCGATGTCAGCCTGCGCGGCGCCGTATCAATTGCCAGGCGCCTACAAGATCCGCTGGCTGAGTTAGTGAAAATTGAGCCCAAATCTATCGGGGTGGGCCAATACCAGCATGACGTCAATCAACGTCAGCTTGCCACGACATTGACAGCGGTCGTCGAAGACTGCGTCAACGCAGTCGGTGTGGATGTCAACACCGCCTCAGCGGCTTTGTTGGCGCATGTCTCGGGGCTTAACAGCGGGTTAGCTAAAAATATTGTGAGCTACCGTGATGCTAATGGACGCTTTCACTCTCGAGCTGATTTGATGGCAGTGCCACGCTTTGGCGAGAAAGCGTTTGAGCAAGCGGCAGGTTTTTTGCGGATTAATGGTGGTAACAATCCGCTCGATGCGTCGGCAGTACACCCGGAGGCTTACCCCGTGGTGCAAAAAATCCTGGCTAAGGTGCAGGCCGATGTCAAAGCGGTCATGGGCAACCGTCAACTACTCAATGGCTTGTCGCCATCAGAGTTTATTGATGAGCGGTTTGGCTTGCCAACAGTCAAAGATATTTTTATCGAGCTCGAGAAGCCAGGGCGTGACCCACGCCCTGAATTCAAGCCAGTAACGTTTGACGACAGCGTTCAAACCATGAACGACTTAAAGCCTGGGCAAGTGCTCGATGGCGTGGTCACCAATGTGGCTAACTTTGGGGCTTTTGTGGACATTGGTGTGCATCAAGATGGTTTGGTGCATATTTCGGCGCTCTCAAGTCAGTTCGTCAAAGATCCGCGCGATGTGGTTCGTGCCGGGCAGACGGTCAAGGTCAAGGTGCTTGAGGTGGATTTGGCGCGCAAGCGAATTGCATTGTCCATGCGGCTAGGTGATGAGCCTGGCAGCAGAACGAGTGCTGGCAATTCCTCATCCGTGAGATCCAATGCCCGCCCGAATGCTAGGGATGGCGCCAATCATAAAACTGCAGAGCCTGCCAATGCCATGGCAGCTGCATTTGCTAAGTTAAAGCGCTAA
- a CDS encoding DUF3579 domain-containing protein, protein MSNSPIYFVILGQTLQGERFRPSDWAERLAGVMAPYRPPGSVGGHLTYSPYVIPRVIQGIKCVVIDERLRDIEPLAWKFVHDFALDNHLQTIESTQDVATGVSNALPEK, encoded by the coding sequence ATGAGTAATTCCCCGATTTATTTTGTGATTCTGGGCCAGACCCTTCAGGGCGAGCGGTTTCGCCCGAGCGACTGGGCAGAAAGGCTAGCCGGCGTCATGGCGCCGTATCGCCCCCCCGGATCAGTAGGCGGGCACCTGACTTACTCACCGTATGTGATTCCACGCGTGATTCAAGGCATTAAATGTGTGGTGATTGACGAGCGTTTGCGTGACATCGAGCCCTTGGCCTGGAAGTTCGTACACGACTTTGCGCTCGACAATCATCTACAGACCATTGAAAGCACTCAGGATGTGGCCACGGGTGTCAGCAATGCTTTGCCAGAGAAATAG
- a CDS encoding ABC transporter substrate-binding protein, which produces MQTQRRLSLALIVLALVMLGYWGFTVLAPGKIVVAVDAPLMSERVFDPSDMDAARLYFEENPDSRMQLKEMFYNFNPAQSAPRFEAAIDEGVQFFVTTQPSSTLTASAHLFANPGPLIINTSATSPALTAKDDFMIRIIADAELEQQTIADYINTLPGRNLLILQDGSNAAYTDPALRFFLKQLGTNPRWQVTHAKLQFEDFKPDNLNEQMGKPFDALYVLGGDFQASMGNIVQLFHRHHPNAPIVLTPWARSNTVFETAGPALRNIVLISNFPAKSKDPAIKDYLDRFTQRFGYQPMAMAIMIRQALEILEQAMAAGHKTPASVKKYLLSGQPLHTSLGQLQLNEFGDRTQGFYPISDLTKEMTTP; this is translated from the coding sequence ATGCAAACTCAGCGTAGGTTGTCTCTCGCCCTGATTGTCCTTGCCTTGGTCATGCTCGGTTATTGGGGTTTCACCGTACTGGCGCCTGGCAAAATTGTGGTTGCTGTGGATGCACCACTGATGAGCGAGCGCGTGTTTGATCCGAGTGACATGGACGCCGCACGCTTGTATTTCGAGGAAAACCCCGATAGTCGGATGCAGTTAAAGGAGATGTTTTATAACTTCAATCCTGCACAATCCGCGCCGAGATTTGAGGCTGCCATAGATGAGGGCGTACAATTTTTCGTCACGACTCAACCGTCTTCGACACTGACCGCTAGCGCGCATTTGTTTGCCAACCCAGGCCCGTTGATTATCAACACCTCGGCCACCAGCCCCGCTCTGACTGCCAAAGATGACTTCATGATTCGAATCATCGCAGACGCAGAACTGGAACAACAGACCATTGCGGACTACATCAATACGCTGCCGGGCAGGAATCTTCTTATTCTGCAAGATGGCTCAAACGCTGCCTATACCGACCCCGCTCTGCGTTTTTTTCTGAAACAGTTGGGGACAAACCCTCGCTGGCAAGTCACCCACGCGAAACTGCAGTTCGAAGATTTCAAGCCCGACAATCTAAACGAGCAGATGGGTAAGCCGTTTGACGCCCTTTATGTACTTGGGGGCGATTTCCAGGCTAGCATGGGCAATATCGTGCAGTTGTTTCATCGCCACCATCCCAATGCCCCCATCGTGCTGACACCATGGGCGAGATCAAACACTGTGTTTGAGACCGCGGGACCAGCGTTGCGCAATATTGTGCTTATCAGCAATTTTCCGGCCAAGTCCAAAGACCCTGCCATCAAAGACTATCTGGACCGATTCACGCAGCGGTTCGGCTACCAGCCCATGGCCATGGCGATCATGATAAGACAAGCACTAGAAATACTCGAACAAGCCATGGCTGCTGGCCACAAAACACCAGCCAGCGTTAAGAAATACTTGCTATCTGGGCAGCCGCTACATACGAGCCTTGGCCAATTGCAGCTAAATGAATTCGGCGACCGTACCCAAGGGTTCTACCCCATTAGCGACCTAACCAAAGAAATGACCACGCCATGA
- a CDS encoding argininosuccinate synthase: MSNVNKVVLAYSGGLDTSVILKWLQDTYQCEVVTFTADIGQGEELEPARAKALQFGIKPEHIFIDDLREEFVRDFVFPMFRCNTIYEGEYLLGTSIARPLIAKRQIEIARQVGADTVSHGATGKGNDQVRFELGYYALEPGIKVISPWREWDLLSRQKLLAYAEAAGIPVDMKHKQGGAPYSMDANLLHISYEGRHLEDPNAEAEESMWRWTVSPEDAPDQAQYLEIEFVKGDPVSIDGQKLTPAALLARLNEIGGRHGIGRLDLVENRYVGMKSRGCYETPGGTILLKAHRAIESITLDREVAHLKDDLMPRYASLIYNGYWWSPERRAMQVLIDHTQQHVNGTVRLKLYKGNVYTVGRDSADTLFDQTIATFDDDGGAYNQADAAGFIKLNALRMRIEAKKGRQ; this comes from the coding sequence ATGAGCAACGTCAATAAAGTAGTGCTGGCCTATTCCGGCGGGCTTGATACATCGGTCATTCTCAAATGGCTGCAAGACACTTATCAATGCGAGGTCGTGACCTTCACAGCTGATATAGGTCAAGGTGAAGAGCTTGAGCCAGCCCGTGCCAAGGCCTTGCAGTTTGGTATCAAACCTGAGCACATCTTTATCGATGACTTGCGCGAGGAGTTTGTTCGTGATTTTGTGTTCCCGATGTTTCGCTGCAACACCATTTATGAAGGTGAGTACCTGCTAGGCACCTCGATCGCACGCCCACTCATCGCAAAACGTCAGATCGAAATAGCTCGCCAGGTCGGTGCAGACACGGTTTCTCACGGCGCCACCGGCAAGGGTAATGATCAAGTTCGATTCGAACTTGGCTACTACGCGCTAGAGCCAGGGATCAAGGTCATTTCACCCTGGCGTGAATGGGATCTGCTCTCGCGCCAAAAGCTGCTGGCTTACGCGGAGGCTGCCGGCATCCCGGTTGACATGAAACACAAGCAAGGTGGCGCACCCTATTCCATGGATGCCAACCTGCTGCACATCAGCTATGAGGGCCGTCACCTAGAAGACCCGAATGCCGAGGCTGAGGAATCGATGTGGCGTTGGACCGTATCGCCTGAGGATGCGCCCGACCAAGCTCAATACCTCGAGATCGAATTCGTCAAAGGCGACCCAGTGAGCATCGATGGCCAGAAGCTGACGCCGGCTGCTTTGCTGGCGCGTCTGAACGAAATCGGCGGCAGACATGGCATCGGGCGCCTTGATTTGGTAGAAAACCGCTACGTCGGCATGAAATCACGGGGTTGCTACGAAACCCCGGGCGGTACGATTTTGCTCAAAGCGCACAGAGCCATCGAATCGATCACGCTTGACCGTGAAGTCGCACACTTAAAAGATGACCTGATGCCGCGCTATGCATCGCTGATCTACAACGGCTACTGGTGGTCGCCTGAGCGCCGTGCCATGCAAGTCTTGATTGACCATACACAACAACATGTCAATGGTACAGTCAGACTCAAACTCTACAAAGGAAACGTCTACACGGTCGGCCGAGACTCCGCCGACACGCTGTTTGATCAGACCATTGCAACGTTTGACGATGATGGCGGCGCCTACAATCAGGCTGATGCCGCAGGCTTTATCAAGCTCAATGCGCTTCGTATGCGAATCGAGGCCAAAAAGGGGCGCCAGTAA